The following nucleotide sequence is from Cytobacillus luteolus.
TTGAAAGGGGCTATGTAGTTATGGATTATAGGGGACCAGAGGTTTATGAAAAGGAGGATTTTCTTTCGAATTATATGAAGAGGAGATCTAGAAAGGATAGTCCTAACAATGCAATTGAAGGTCCTATCATTTATGAACTTATAGGAGATTTTCAAAATAAAGATATATTAGATTTAGGTTGTGGTGATGCTTCGTTTGGAAAGGAATTACTAAACCACGGTGCAAATCTTTACATAGGTGTAGAAGGTTCTGAACTTATGGCAGCTTCCGCAAAACTTAATCTAATTAATCAAAATGCAACAATTCTCCACGAGACAGTGGAAACATTTAGTTATCCAATGAATAAATTTGATTTTGTTACTTCTAGGTTTGTGATCCACTATGTTTCAGATATTCATTTACTGTTTAAAAACGTACATAAAACGTTGAAAGACAAGGGTAAATTTATTTTCAGTATACAACATCCTCTCACTACCTCATCGTTTCTCAGTAAACAATCAGGTGAAAAGAGGGAGAACTGGGTAGTTGATGATTATTTTATCGAAGGAGAAAGAAAAGAACCCTGGATAAATAAAACAGTCGTAAAATACCATCGAACTATAGAACATTACTATACAGCACTTACTAAAGCCGGCTTTACAGTCAATGATTTACGTGAAGGAATGCCTAAGCGTGAACATTTTAGTAATGAAGAAGAGTTTGCTCGAAGACTAAGAATCCCAGTCGTGCTAGCATTTTCTTGTAAGAAGTAATCTGAAATTTAGTTACTTAACAGGACCTCTGATTAAGAAGGATATATATAAATAAATGATTTTATTAAACTATAAAAATATTAATCGAATATGTAGGGGAGAATTATGGAAAATAGACCTAGAGCGTTTGCAGCACTTATAAAAGGTGATTCCATTCTAATGGTACACGTCGTAACCGGTTCAAAAGACTTTTGGACGTTACCAGGTGGGGGGTTAGAAGCTGAAGAGACATTTGAGGACGCTGTTGTGCGTGAGGTACAGGAAGAAGTTAATTTAAAGGTGAAGGTAGTTAAAGAATTATTTACTGGGACATATGAACGTGGTATTGAAAAGTGTTTTTTGGTTGAAGAGATAGAGAAAGCATCAATACCCACATTAGGTTACGATCCCGAGCTACCCAGGCACCAGCAAGAATTAAAGGAAGTAAAATGGCATTCGATTACGAACGTTCGAGAGGATTTACATGTTTCAAAGGTTATTGAAGCTCTGAATCTAAAGGTATAAAAAATATAAAATTAAGAGTGGGTGTTTTCTTGAAAACAACTAAACAGCATCAAAAAGAGATGAAATTGACTTTATGGCTATTTGGGGTATTTGGAATTATTCTACTTATAGGTTTATTGCTAGGTATAATACCTCCTAATTTTTGGGTAATATGTATTGTTCTGATCGTAGGTTTCCCTTTAATCTTAAGAGAAGGAAGAAAGACTATAGAAGAAGTTAAAGAGAAACAAGCAAGAATGCTCCAAAAGGGAGTATGGAAATTCATATTTGTTTATGGAATTCTTCTATTTGGGTTCCCTTTAGGTGTATTTACTGCTCTTGAAGAATGGGGAAATACAGCTTTGTTCGTCTTTACAGTTTTATCAGCTATGGTAATTGGAGGTAGTTTTTACGGCTCTATAATGTATCTTGTTGTGAAGAACAATTACAAGAAATATAACATGTAACTATTAATCTAAAAGGGAGTTGTCAAGATGGTTGATTCTTTTGCAAAAGAACTGACATTTTTTTAAGGTCACAGGTGGCAAATTCGATGATTCAATATGGAAGGATTTTTTCAAGTAATTGTATGGATTGGAGGGGCTGGATGAACAGCAATAAAGTAGCTTGGATTTGCCTTGTGATTTCGGTAATTGTATTAATTTCACTAATTACAATTAATTTTGTCTTATATGCAGGTGTTGTCTCGTTAGGTACTTATTTTCCTTTTATTATCATCATGCAAGTTTTGTTTTATAAAATAAGAAACTATACTATTGGCTTACTAATATTAAATACTACAATTATATTAACTTTTCTAGTTGTGTATCTGAGTATCTTTCCTTCGTTTGATTATGAAGAAGGTAAAAACTTAATTGAAAAAGAAGTTGGGCAGGATAATTTAAATTTTTTAGAAGTAGATTATAAGACAGTTCCAACAACGGATAATAATCAATTTTTATACAGAAATTTAAACTATTATTATAAGATTGCACATCTATCAAGTGAACAATTTTTTTCAGTTGACCCAATAACTGGTAAGGTTTTTAAATTAAATAGGCCTTTTTACTGACATACAAGATAGGTAATGATTTGGTTTATAAAATAAAAGATAGTCAAACTAGTTGAGTGGGGTGAGGGTTTGAAGCGACTAATAGATTTCAACCAATTTAAATGGATACAAGAGGAAACAGAGCGCATAGATTTCAATAATTGGAGCGGTTGCTATGTTTCAAATTTGATTCCCAATAGATATGAACATTATTGTAAAATTATCCACCCCATTTATCGTGATATGAATATTCAAGACGAGAATCTACTGTGGAGTCAATGTGACCCAAATGATCCTGTTCAGTTTCAATATGGTGAAAGGTTACTATTAAAAGACCTAGCCAAAAGGTACAAACTTCAATATACAAAGGAAATTAGTAGTTCAACAATATATCATGCATTGGGAGGATATCCACGATACTTAATTCTTTCAGATGAAGGTAGTATAGACAAGGGAACCCTTGAAGAACTCATTTCTGTTTTGTCTCGCTTTATAAAAGGTGAGCAGTGTTACTTTCATTACGATTTATTAAAAACCGTCAATGAGTTTCAAGATATTTGTACAAATGGACATTTATATTATGGAAATCTCGAGGATGTTAATGAGTTATTTGATATGGGAGACTTAGTCGGATTGGGGTCACCTACTTATTGGTGGACAGAGGATAGAGGTTGGTGTATTCATACAGATTTTGATTGTCGTTTCTCCTTAATAGGTGGTAGTAGAGAGTTAATAGAGGCTCTTTTAGCTAACAATCAATTAGAATGTATTAAGATAGACAGTAAAACAAGAATAGATGATGCAGCAGATAAGTTGAATAATCCTGATTGGGATTAATGAAAAAATCTGAATAATCATTGTGAAAGAGGATGTCTAGAATTATAGATGTAATATCTTAGGAGGGAGAGCAATTCCATACAACAATATAATAGTAATGATTGTAGTCGTAATTCTTTCTTCCTTGCTTATACAAAATGAAATCCATGCAGCTATAGATAATAAAAATGAAAAAATAATAAAAATAGAATCTGAGATCGAACAAAATATGATTAGACATAATATACCAGGCATGTCATTTGCATTAGTGAATGCGGATGGTATTGTATTTTCAAAAGGGTATGGAACGTTAGACTCAAGAGACGACACTCTAGTAATAAATGAAGATACTAACTTTCATATCGGTTCATTGTCAAAAGTTTTTGTATCCTTAGCAATTATGAAACTACATGAAGAGAAGAAAATTAGTGTAGAAAAACCTGTAGTAGATTACCTCCCCTGGTTCTCAACAAAGGATGAACAATTATCAAAACAAATCAAGATCAAGCATTTATTAAGCCATACTAGCGGGTTGCCGGGTCGGCTTAATGTTCATGAAATTGAAGAGACAGATAGACAAGAGATTATTAGTCAAATCAAAAAGAAACTAAGAAATGCTAAGCTAGTAGGAACACCAGGTGATACATACGAGTATACAAATATGAACACTGACTTGTTGCAGCTAGTGATTGAAGAAGTCACAGGTAAGAAATTTACGACATATATGGAAACAAATATTTTTAATCCATTAAATATGAGTCGTACTGGATATTTTATTTTTAATGGTAGTCATTTATCCAATACAGCTATGGGACATCGCTATCATTGGGGAAAGATAAAACCTTATGATGAAAAGTTAGTGTATGCCACCTCTGGTTCAGCAGGCTTATCTTCAAATGGTAATGATTTATCGAAGTTCATCTAACTTCTATTAAACTATGGAAACAGTCATAATGGTTCTATAATCAGCACGGATAGTATGAACCAAATGTTCCAGCCTGTTCAAGGAAGAATGGCTTACAATTGGTACGTTTATCCTCATAATGTGTATATGGAAGGTGGTTTACCAGGCTTTACTTCAACAATGGTTATATCATCAGATAAATCGTTTGGATTGGTACTTTTATCAAATTCTAAACAACCAATAACACTAGAAATTGGATTTAATATTTTTAGGATAATTGAAGGAAAAGAACCGGTGCCATTATTGGAATCGCAATATTCAAAACTAAATTCCGATGCTCAACTTCTCCTTTATATGTCGATTGTATTTTCGATTATTACTCTCGTTATTGTAGGGGTTACATTGTTTCAATTAATGAAGAAGAAAAGAAAATTCTCTTTAATGAAATCTAGCTTTAAAGAATTTGTTATTAGTAGTATTATTGTTTTAATTTATTTTGGGGTAGTATACTACCTTCATGTTTATGCCCCTTTTACTATTGGAGTACCCACAATCCTTGCATTTCAGAAGGAACCGGACCTTGTCACGTCAATAATAGTTTTTTCAGTGGTGTACAGTTTTTTTTTAATAGTGTTACTTACCAGAATTAATTTTATTAAAAAACCTTACGATTTCATCAAAAGCCATGAACACAATCTTTAATAAGTTCTTATTCAGAAGGTCTAGGGACTTTTATTGTTGAAGTAATTTGCATAATAATCGTTGTTTATTAATAAGGGATGTGTAATAGATTGAGAGAATGGATGGGTTCTGCTGCAATATGCATAAATGAGGATAAAGAGATTTTGATGGTAAGAGGTATAAATACATATTCTTGGGCA
It contains:
- a CDS encoding class I SAM-dependent methyltransferase — translated: MDYRGPEVYEKEDFLSNYMKRRSRKDSPNNAIEGPIIYELIGDFQNKDILDLGCGDASFGKELLNHGANLYIGVEGSELMAASAKLNLINQNATILHETVETFSYPMNKFDFVTSRFVIHYVSDIHLLFKNVHKTLKDKGKFIFSIQHPLTTSSFLSKQSGEKRENWVVDDYFIEGERKEPWINKTVVKYHRTIEHYYTALTKAGFTVNDLREGMPKREHFSNEEEFARRLRIPVVLAFSCKK
- a CDS encoding NUDIX domain-containing protein, whose translation is MENRPRAFAALIKGDSILMVHVVTGSKDFWTLPGGGLEAEETFEDAVVREVQEEVNLKVKVVKELFTGTYERGIEKCFLVEEIEKASIPTLGYDPELPRHQQELKEVKWHSITNVREDLHVSKVIEALNLKV
- a CDS encoding serine hydrolase domain-containing protein, translated to MIVVVILSSLLIQNEIHAAIDNKNEKIIKIESEIEQNMIRHNIPGMSFALVNADGIVFSKGYGTLDSRDDTLVINEDTNFHIGSLSKVFVSLAIMKLHEEKKISVEKPVVDYLPWFSTKDEQLSKQIKIKHLLSHTSGLPGRLNVHEIEETDRQEIISQIKKKLRNAKLVGTPGDTYEYTNMNTDLLQLVIEEVTGKKFTTYMETNIFNPLNMSRTGYFIFNGSHLSNTAMGHRYHWGKIKPYDEKLVYATSGSAGLSSNGNDLSKFI